Below is a genomic region from Schistocerca americana isolate TAMUIC-IGC-003095 chromosome 1, iqSchAmer2.1, whole genome shotgun sequence.
acagtgtatatccacctttcgcagcaatgcaggctgctattctcccatggagacgatcgtagagatgctggatgtagtcctgtggaacggcttgccatgccatttccacctggcgcctcagttggaccagcgttcgtgctggacgtgcagaccgcgtgagacgacgcttcatccagtcccaaacatgctcaatgggggacagatacagagatcttgctggccagggtagttgacttacaccttctagagcacgttgggtggcacaggatacatgcggacgtgcattgtcctgttggaacagcaagttcccttgccggtctaggaatggtagaacgatgggttcgatgacggtttggatgtaccgtgcactattcagtgtcccctcgacgatcaccagtggtgtacggccagtgtaggagatcgctccccacaccatgaagccgggtgttggccctgtgtgcctcggtcgtatgcagtcctgattgtggcgctcacctgcacggcgccaaacacgcatacgaccatcattggcaccaaggcagaagcgactctcatcgctgaagacgacacgtctccattcgtccctccattcacgcctgtcgcgacaccactggaggcgggctgcacgatgttggggcgtgagcggaagacggcctaacggtgtgcgggaccgtagcccagcttcatggagacggttgcgaatgatcctcgccgataccccaggagcaacagtgtccctaatttgctgggaagtggcggtgcggtcccctacggcactgcgtaggatcctacggtcttggcgtgcatccgtgcgtcgctgcggtccggtcccaggtcgacgggcatgtgcaccttccgccgaccactggcgacaacatcgatgtactgtggagaccacacgccccacgtgttcagcaattcggcggtacgtccacccggcctcccgcatgcccactatatgccctcgctcaaagtccgtcaactgcacatacggttcacgtccacgctgtcgcggcatgctaccagtgttaaagactgcgatggagctccgtatgccacggcaaactggctgacactgactgcggcggtgcacaaatgctgcgcagctagcgccattcgacggccaacaccgcggttcctggtgtgtccgctgtgccgtgcgtgtgatcattgcttgtgcagccctctcgcagtgtccggagcaagtatggtgggtctgacacaccggtgtcaatgtgttcttttttccatttccaggagtgtatattcatgctACTTTTTCCAAATGTGTTCTCTCTCTATAACATCATGTCAAAGTCGTATTCTATTCTCAGTCACACCAGAGAACATCTCAAACTGAATTCATTCTTTATTCAGCATGTCCGCCATCAAAGGTACTCCTTTATCTGCCACTCAACACACAATCTCTGCAGCAGACTTCCTCTTACGCTTTAATGGAAACATTAGAACATTGATGAACTTGTGCGTCGAGAAATAATGTCAACATTTGTCGACTGTATTGGCATGAACTACAGTATTATAAACGGGTTGAGAAATGAACTAAATGAGCTACGTCAAGATACATGTAGGAACTTGTAACAATGCATTGATTTTGACAAAAATTTACAGTCACTGTGGAACCATAGCTTTAAATACCAATATACAAAGGATGTACCAGCTAAAAAAGACACTGGTGAAAGTTTACCGTTAACAGAAGCAGAAAGCATTCAGTAAATATGAGTTCACGAATGAGACGTATGCGAGATAATTTCATATTGGTGGGTACGAAGCGCGACTGACTTCAATATGAAATACTGAGTTGGTATAGATCTATTTGATATGTAAGCTTTTCGATTAAATTCTTAACTTATTGTCGAATTTTAGTCATGACCCATCGTAGAGGAGGGTGGCGTGATGGTCCCAGGCAGATTTTTTTGCTGGTGTAACATGATATCTACAGCCGATGTTGTTCAAGATGGATATACCATAGCTTAGGCCTCCGAGGTCACCTGACTTCAGTCCTCTGGATTATTGTGCCTGGCTTTatcccaaatgttcaaatgtgtgtgaattcctaagggaccaaactgctgagatgatcgttccctagacttacacattacttgaactaacttacgctaagaacaacacacacacccatgcccgagagaggactcgaaccttcggcgggaggtgccgcgcaatccttgacatgtcgcctcaaaaactgttcaaatgtgtgtgaaatcttacggaacttaacagctaaggtcatcagtccctaagcttacacaatacttaacctaaattatcctaaggacaaacatacacacccatgcccaagggaagactcaaACCGTGCCGGGATCctccgcacaatccatgactgcaacgcctcagaccgctctgctaattccgcgcggcatgtGGCCTCAAATAGCGCGGTGCTTCAATTCAGATGTGAAGTGTACAGCGCTTCCGACGATACGATTGCAGAACTGGAGCAGCCAATTGTACAACCTTGTCAAGATTTACGAGACAAATTCGGGGTTATGTGAAAGAATTCGTACCTCCCTCCGCAGGCGAGTGTAGTACTGGATCCGAACGTGTCGACAACACGTGGATCACCTCTGTTAACAGGTACGAGTGTACACTGTGTATTTTACGTGCTACGGTGGTGTTGCATTTCTTGGTAAGGTAGGCCGTGGCTTAAATTTACACCCAATTAGGTGGAGACCTAAGCGAAAGgttaacatttcaaatacatttttcctAACTACGATAATATTTTGTACTGAAGTCAGTGACGGCTCGTAGCCACACACTCAAAAACATCTTGCAAACAAGACGTTTGCAGACCTATTTTTTACCGGAACGAATTTCCTGCTATTATTCTACACTTTGACCTGTCTCAATTTCAGCTATTAATTATGATATATCGTGTAATCAACTCGACATTATGAAATGTTAGTCTCTCCTTATGCCCCTTTTATGACACATTACACTGTACATAATTTACTGCCAGCGGTAACTGTCATCAAGTGCTCACCATGTCTGATTGATTCTTCTCCTATATCCATATCTTTTTCTCCACTTTGTATGctagtattttattttcagtgtttttacTGCTCTTCAGTATGTAAAGCtaactgttattttcttttcttttaactgaTACATATGCATGCTAAGCATTCTACTTTTAAATAGTTAAAATAGTGACAGTGAGCAAAAAACCCTGTTGTAGTACATATACTACCaagttaaagccggccggagtggccaagcggtactAGACGCTTCAACCtgcaaccgcgcgacggctacggtcgcaggttcgaatcctgcctcgggcatggatgtgtgtgatgtccttagattagtcaggtttacgtagttctgagttctaggggactgctgacctcagaagttaagtcccatagtgctcagagccatttgaaccatttgaaccaagttgacGAAACAACACATTATTCTGTGACAAACTGTATAATATATTGGGTGAACCAGAACACCAACGAAAAACTTTCGGAGATTGTTCAGGGATAGTTTCCGAATATTTTAGTATGAGGGGCATGCCGTCTCCCATGAATCGTTATGGAGTAATtatatttcgtttgatttcttgccCCTTGTATTGCTAATGCATTGAAAATAACTGCACACCAGTGGAATGTCGAGGGTGtgcactgtgtgtcttgtttggtaaTAAACTTGTTCTGTTCACTCATGTTACATAGTGTTGACAACAGTACGGCCTATCTTACTCTCGGTCGTGAACCTTGTATTCAGTACTACTCGGTCCTGCCTCGGGTTTGTTTTTGTGCAAGTTGTAGTTGTGCGTTTACAGTGATATACGTTAATTTGGGTAGGTTTGCTGCTGAAGAATTGGCAAATATGCATCGCGCCCTTGGGTCCACTGAATGCAGAGCAAAAGCGGCACAAGGCGACGCTGAGCTCTGCTGTTCCCACGGCGAcggcaacaacaaaaaatagttttgcatttgTACATGGCGCCCTCGAATAGCCGGATCGTTTCATATTACTAGGTGTTGGTGACTGTGTTACATGCTTTTTCAAGAAACAAAGACAGTTCTGGTAACAAAGTAGAATAAATAATAACTGCATTATCATCCTGTAATCAGCCACGGGAGGTCACAGGCCCCTACGGAAACATTCAGAAATATATCTCGACAACCACAGAAATTTTGCCAGTTGTGTTCTCGTTCACCATAATGAACATGTGAAACAGTCTATATAACACATGAAGCACTGGGACGGTTGTAGGTAAGAATTGTGGTTGCGTAAGGCGGAAATTTCGTCTAACTTTTCTTTGCAAGCACAGAAATTAAGAAGAGttagaatatctacatctacatctacatctatactccgcgagccaccttacggtgtgtggcggagggtacttattgtaccactatctgatccccccttccctgttccattcacgaattgtgcgtgggaagaacgactgcttgtaagtctccgtatttgctctaatttctcggatcttttcgttgtgatcattacgcgaaatatatgtgggcggtagtaatatgttgcccatctcttcccggaatgtgctctctcgtaatttcgataataaacctctccgtattgcgtaacgcctttcttgaagtgtccgccactggagcttgttcagcatctccgtaacgctctcgcgctgactaaatgtccccatgacgaatcgcgctgcttttcgctggatcatgtctatctcttctattaatccaacctggtaagggtcccatactgatgagcaatactcaagaatcggacgaacaagcgttttgtaagctacttctttcgtcgttgagtcacattttcttagaattcttcctatgaatctcaacctggcgcctgcttttcccactatttgttttatgtgatcattacacttcagatcgctccggatagtaactcctaagtattttacggtcgttaccgcttccaatgatttaccacctatggcataatcgtactggaatggatttctgcccctatgtatgcgcattatattacatttatctacgtttagggaaagctgccagctgtcgcaccatgcattaatcctctgcaggtcctcctggagtacgtacgagtcttctgatgttgctactttcttgtaaacaaccgtgtcatctgcaaatagcctcacggagctaccgatgttgtcaactaagtcatttatgtatattgtaaacaataaaggtcctatcacgcttccctgcggtactcccgaaattacctctacatctgcagattttgaaccgttaagaatgacatgttgtgttctttcttctaggaaatcctgaatccaatcacaaacctggtccgatattccgtaagctcgtatttttttcactaaacgtaagtgcggaaccgtatcaaatgccttcctgaagtccaggaatacggcatcaatctgctcgccagtgtctacggcactgtgaatttcttgggcaaatagggcgagctgagtttcacatgatctctgtttgcggaatccatgttggttatgatgaaggagatttgtattatctaagaacgtcataatacgagaacacaaaacatgttccattattctacaacagattgacgtaagcgaaataggcctataattattcgcatctgatttatgacccttcttgaaaatgggaacgacctgcgctttcttccagtcgctaggtactttacgttcttccagcgatctacgataaattgctgatagaaagggggcaagttctttagcataatcactgtagaatcttaagggtatctcgtctggtccggatgcttttccgctactaagtgatagcagttgtttttcaattccgatatcgtttatttcaatattttccattttggcgtccgtgcgacggctgaagtcagggaccgtgttacgattttccgcagtgaaacagtttcggaacactgaattcagtatttctgcctttcttcggtcgtcctctgtttcggtgccatcgtggtcaacgagtgactgaataggggatttagatccgcttaccgattttacatatgaccaaaactttttagggttcttgtttagattgtttgccaatgttttatgttcgaattcgttgaatgcttctctcattgctctctttacgctctttttcgcttcgttcagcttttccttatcagctatgattcgactactcttaaacctatgatgaagctttctttgtttccgtagtacctttcgtacatgattgttataccacggtggatctttcccctcgctttggaccttagtcggtacgaacttatctaaggcgtactggacgatgtttctgaattttttccatttttgttccacatcctcttcctcagaaatgaacgtttgatggtggtcactcagatattctgcgatttgtgccctatcactcttgttaagcaaatatattttccttcctttcttggcatttcttattacacttgtagtcattgatgcaaccactgacttatgatcactgataccctcttctacattcacggagtcgaaaagttccggtctatttgttgctatgaggtctaaaacgttagcttcacgagttggttctctaactatctgctcgaagtaattctcggacaaggcagtcaggataatgtcacaagagtctctgtccctggctccagttctgattgtgtgactatcccattctatacctggtagattgaagtctccccctattacaatagtatgatcacgaaacttcttcacgacgttctgcaggttctctctgaggcgctcaactactacggttgctgatgcaggtggtctatagaagcatccgactatcatatctgacccacctttgatacttaacttaacccagattatttcacattcgcattcgctaataacttcactggatattattgaattctttactgctataaatactcctccaccattggcgtttatcctatccttgcgatatatattccattctgtgtctaggatttcgttactgttcacttccggttttaaccaactttccgttcctaatactatatgcgcactatttccttcaataagagatactaattcaggaaccttgccctggatactcctgcagtttaccaatattacgttaacttttcctgtttttggtctctgaggacggacgttctttatcaacgatgataatgtcctctctggtaagccgtcaggtattttatcgtttcgcccaagggggggtccctctaaatATTCAAAAGGTGCAAGGGTTAGAATTTTAgtattaacaaatatttatttacgaCTTGGACAAaacagatatgtgtttcaaagatttactgtccttcagagtactTACCAACATTCTGCATAGCCCGTTGCTCGTGATGTGAAAGATTTAAGATACCCTAGTGGagcagtctattgcccgatgaatctcTACGACACTTCTGAAACGAATTCTTCTCTCGTTCTTCTCGTTGCAGGCTGAGTTCCAAAAATGAGCAGCGTAGAGAAAGAAACGgcgacattttctgcaggacccatccatggttcgatgaaccctctgccaggcacttaatagtgAACTGTAGAATAACCATTTAGATGTAGATCATTTTGAACTGTAGAATAACCATTTAGATGTAGATCATTTTCCAGGACACTGCTTGGGTACATTTGCTGCaatttgtaactgattttttttttttcatctgtggggTTGGGAAGAGCTGTCCCACCCACCATATTCCCCAGACTTCAGCCCTGGTAACTCGAATCCTAAACTGAAGAGAGTACTTCATGccattcgctttagaactgttacagagattagTCGGGCAATACACTGCTGCACTCGACGTACAACACACTGGCGCTGCTAACGGTATCCTAGGATTCCACATTGCTGGCAGTGGGTTATAGAcaatgctgctgactactttgaaggacactaaatggttcaaatggctctgagcactatgggacttaatttctgaggtcatcagtcccctaggacttagacctatttaaacctaactaacctagggacatcacacacatccatgcccgaggcaggattcgaacctgcgaccgcagcggtcgcgcggttccacactgttgcgtctagaaccgctcggccactccggccggctgaaggacactaaaactttgaaacatgtatttgGTATAAACTGTATATAATTACTCGTCACCATTACCGTTCCAACCCTTGTAAttgtaacatatttttatttcttccagtTTGAGTGTGCTCTCATTTCGTTCCGACATTTGCACACTTCTCTCTGCAGGTTGTGGACTCGCGATCTGTCAGCGACAAGCCTAAGCGGACCCTCTTCTTCCCCTTCACCAATGTGGTGAACACGGTGGTGGGCGGCGCCCTGACCGCCGGGGACGTCCTCGGACATGACATCATCGGCGCCGCGGAGGACGTCGCAGAGGTTGGGATCGACGTCTTCGAGCAGCTCGCCGAGCAGCTGCTGCAGGCCAACTCGCTCGAGTCGACGCtgatgaagtgcctggcagacctGGGCAAGGTGGGGGCGCAGGCCGCGGAGCAGGTGGCCGACCAGGTGGTGGACGCCATGGTGGACGCGATCGCCGCAGCGCTGATGCAGGGCTCGAGCAGCTCGGCCGCGCTGGGCCAGGGCGCGGCCAGCGTGCTGGGCAGCCTCTCTGGGGAGGTGGCCCAGTGCCTGGCCGACGCCCTGCTGGGCATCCTGGGCAACCTGGACGGCGTGCTGGGCGACGCACTGGGCTCAGTGACTGGCAGCGTGGGCGGCATCCTCTCCGGCGTCACCGGCAACTCCAACGTGACTGGCACCGTACAGGACGTCCTGAATAACCTGGCGAACGGCTCGTCGGTGGCAGATGTCGTGTCTGGAGTAACTGGCAACGGTACTGGCGTCGTGTCTGGAGTAACCAGCAACGTGACCGGGGTCGTGTCCGATGTTACAGGTGGTCTGACGTCGGGTCTCACCGGAAGCTCGGGCTCGTCCAACATCGTTAGTGACGTAGTGTCCGGCGCCACTGGAACCGTTGGAGGTCTCCTATCTGGCAGCACTGGGAGTTCGAAGCCAAAAGGCTCTGCACTCGGTGGACTACTGGGAAAACGCAAATGAACTTTGAAATGATGCAGCCTGCAGACACACTTTTTCACATCTGTTCGCCCAATGGGTTCCAACTAAAATTCAAATCTGTGAGTCTGTACCACGTTAAGGCACTTCGAAGCGAAT
It encodes:
- the LOC124616372 gene encoding induced during hyphae development protein 1-like produces the protein MNTAAVLLLFCALSSVVDSRSVSDKPKRTLFFPFTNVVNTVVGGALTAGDVLGHDIIGAAEDVAEVGIDVFEQLAEQLLQANSLESTLMKCLADLGKVGAQAAEQVADQVVDAMVDAIAAALMQGSSSSAALGQGAASVLGSLSGEVAQCLADALLGILGNLDGVLGDALGSVTGSVGGILSGVTGNSNVTGTVQDVLNNLANGSSVADVVSGVTGNGTGVVSGVTSNVTGVVSDVTGGLTSGLTGSSGSSNIVSDVVSGATGTVGGLLSGSTGSSKPKGSALGGLLGKRK